One Sphingomonas sp. LHG3406-1 genomic window carries:
- the ubiB gene encoding 2-polyprenylphenol 6-hydroxylase gives MTSSVTHLVRILRWGRTLARYGALQGVERDPLTPPFARRIVRLARFGLRQPDEPDYATALQQLGPAAIKFGQALATRPDLVGEKAAHNLFALQDSLPPAPFPLIRKAVEQALEAPLESLFLDFDETPVGAASIAQVHRAVTTEGRQVAVKVLRPGIEETFAEALETYEWAAAHLEAHAGDEVRRLRPKTVIAHFRQWTRRELDLQREAASASELKENMVAEDGFYVPEIDWRRTARRVLTLEWLDGIKLSKRDALLEAGHDPRALAGILVRAFLRQAVIDGFFHADLHQGNLFALPDGRLAAIDFGIMGRIDRRARNWLAEILYGLITGNYQRVADIHFEAQYVPAHHSAEEFATALRAVGEPIRGLPVKDISVGRMLEGLFSITRDFDMPTQPHLLLLQKTMVMEEGVATFLDPDINMWESAEPFLREWIRGELGPEAALADRLIRWKRTVEKLPDLIDRIDHYFPAPGGAPPELPEVQVDVKQLPRPGWRDLGVAVVAAAAGAAAVLLLL, from the coding sequence TTGACCTCTTCGGTCACGCATCTTGTCCGCATCCTCCGCTGGGGACGCACCCTGGCGCGCTACGGTGCGCTGCAGGGGGTCGAGCGCGATCCCCTCACCCCGCCGTTCGCGCGGCGCATCGTGCGCCTCGCCCGCTTCGGCCTCCGCCAGCCGGACGAGCCCGACTATGCAACGGCCCTGCAGCAGCTCGGCCCCGCCGCCATCAAGTTCGGCCAGGCCCTCGCCACCCGCCCCGACCTCGTCGGCGAGAAGGCCGCGCACAATCTCTTTGCGCTGCAGGACTCGCTCCCGCCCGCGCCCTTCCCGCTGATCCGCAAGGCGGTCGAGCAGGCGCTCGAGGCGCCGCTCGAAAGCCTGTTCCTCGACTTTGACGAAACACCGGTCGGCGCCGCTTCCATCGCCCAGGTCCACCGCGCGGTCACCACCGAAGGCCGGCAGGTGGCGGTGAAGGTGCTCCGCCCCGGCATCGAGGAAACATTCGCCGAGGCGCTGGAGACCTACGAATGGGCGGCCGCCCACCTTGAAGCCCATGCCGGCGACGAGGTCCGCCGCCTTCGCCCCAAGACCGTCATCGCCCATTTCCGTCAGTGGACCCGGCGCGAGCTCGACCTCCAGCGGGAGGCCGCCTCGGCCTCCGAACTGAAGGAGAATATGGTCGCCGAGGACGGCTTCTACGTCCCCGAGATTGACTGGCGCCGGACCGCCCGGCGGGTCCTCACCCTCGAATGGCTGGACGGCATCAAGCTGTCCAAGCGCGATGCGCTGCTCGAAGCCGGCCACGATCCCCGCGCCCTCGCCGGGATCCTCGTCCGCGCCTTCCTTCGCCAGGCGGTGATCGACGGCTTCTTCCACGCCGATCTCCACCAGGGCAATCTGTTCGCACTCCCCGACGGCCGCCTCGCCGCCATCGACTTCGGGATCATGGGCCGGATCGATCGCCGCGCTCGCAACTGGCTGGCGGAGATCCTCTACGGCCTCATCACCGGCAATTATCAGCGCGTCGCCGACATCCATTTCGAAGCGCAGTACGTTCCGGCTCACCACAGCGCCGAGGAGTTCGCGACGGCGCTACGGGCGGTCGGCGAGCCGATCCGCGGGCTTCCGGTCAAGGACATCAGCGTCGGCCGCATGCTCGAAGGCCTGTTCTCCATCACCCGCGACTTCGACATGCCCACTCAGCCGCACCTGCTGCTGCTGCAGAAGACGATGGTCATGGAGGAAGGCGTCGCCACCTTCCTTGATCCCGACATCAACATGTGGGAATCGGCCGAGCCCTTCCTGCGCGAATGGATCCGCGGCGAACTGGGTCCCGAAGCTGCGCTCGCCGATCGCCTGATCCGCTGGAAGCGCACGGTCGAGAAGCTCCCCGACCTGATCGACCGCATCGACCATTATTTCCCTGCCCCGGGCGGCGCCCCGCCGGAACTTCCCGAGGTGCAGGTCGACGTCAAGCAGCTGCCAAGGCCCGGCTGGCGCGACCTCGGAGTCGCGGTGGTCGCGGCAGCCGCCGGCGCGGCCGCGGTGCTTCTGCTGCTCTAG
- the mutM gene encoding bifunctional DNA-formamidopyrimidine glycosylase/DNA-(apurinic or apyrimidinic site) lyase: MPELPEVETTVRGLAQVLEGRRLTRIEPRRADLRRPFPVDLGQRLTGARVTGLGRRAKFGLIHTDRDDSLIFHLGMSGRWRIDPAEEEPHDHLLLETDDGHRLVLNDPRRFGSVDLVPTAELDGWPAFAELGPEPFDLTPEELKRRLAGRSAAIKLLLLDQGIVAGLGNIYVCEALHRAGISPKRAGGKVSLDRLKRLVPAIHDVLAEAIEAGGSTLRDYAQPSGELGYFSKSFAVYDREGSPCACGGTVKRFVQGGRSTFHCPACQR, from the coding sequence ATGCCAGAGCTTCCCGAAGTCGAGACCACCGTGCGCGGGCTTGCGCAGGTGCTTGAGGGCCGGCGGCTGACGCGGATCGAGCCGCGGCGGGCGGACCTGCGGCGGCCGTTCCCGGTCGATCTCGGCCAGCGGCTGACGGGGGCGCGGGTGACCGGGCTCGGGCGGCGGGCCAAATTTGGCCTGATCCATACCGACCGCGACGACAGCCTGATCTTCCATCTCGGGATGAGCGGGCGGTGGCGAATCGATCCGGCTGAGGAGGAACCTCACGATCACCTGCTGCTGGAGACGGACGACGGTCACCGGCTGGTGCTGAACGACCCGCGGCGGTTCGGGAGCGTCGACCTGGTGCCGACCGCCGAACTCGACGGGTGGCCCGCCTTCGCCGAGCTCGGGCCGGAGCCGTTTGACCTGACGCCCGAGGAGTTGAAACGGCGGCTTGCGGGGCGAAGCGCGGCGATCAAGCTGCTGCTGCTCGACCAGGGCATCGTTGCGGGCCTCGGCAACATCTATGTGTGCGAGGCGCTGCACCGGGCCGGGATCAGCCCGAAGCGGGCGGGCGGGAAGGTCAGCCTCGACCGGCTGAAGCGGCTGGTGCCGGCGATCCACGACGTGCTGGCCGAAGCGATCGAGGCGGGGGGATCGACCTTGCGCGACTATGCCCAGCCGAGCGGGGAGCTCGGCTACTTCAGCAAGAGTTTCGCCGTCTATGACCGCGAGGGCAGCCCCTGCGCCTGCGGCGGGACGGTGAAGCGATTCGTCCAGGGCGGCCGGTCGACCTTCCATTGCCCGGCCTGCCAGCGCTGA
- the dnaA gene encoding chromosomal replication initiator protein DnaA, producing the protein MELDSNVSPLAAAWAAIRTGLRRDCGARTFDGWLKPAELGAFDPDRGSLELVMPSQFMADWVRSHFGERLQLAWRTTLPVVREVRIVACEGGPKPAPLLILDEEPLPVEKAAAEVTPHPRPAFDPRYSFDSFVIGKANEVAATAARTLAEAPTVTFNPLFLHGGTGRGKTHLLHALGQRFLDLNPQAQVVMMSAEKFMVEFVRAIRENDTIGFKQRLRSADLLLIDDVQFIAGKESTQEEFFHTMNEIINAGKRLVITSDRAPQDLDGIAPRILSRLSWGLVADINAADLELRYNILLAKLALLPGVTMPDNVVDFLARRLTNSIRELEGALNRIAAYALMTGKAIDLAFVEEVLANVLRANQRRISIDEIQTRVAEHYCIRKAEMVSARRAREVARPRQVAMYLSKQLTPKSLPDIGRRFGGRDHTTVIHAVKQIEKLRASDPDIDAAIRLLTRQLEG; encoded by the coding sequence ATCGAACTGGATTCGAATGTCTCGCCGCTTGCCGCCGCCTGGGCTGCGATCCGCACCGGCCTTCGTCGTGACTGCGGTGCGCGGACCTTCGACGGCTGGCTGAAGCCGGCCGAGCTTGGCGCGTTCGATCCCGACCGGGGCAGCCTCGAGCTGGTCATGCCGAGCCAGTTCATGGCCGACTGGGTCCGCAGCCATTTCGGCGAGCGGCTGCAGCTCGCCTGGCGGACCACCCTGCCGGTGGTGCGCGAAGTGCGCATCGTCGCCTGCGAGGGCGGGCCGAAGCCGGCGCCACTGCTGATCCTCGACGAGGAGCCGCTGCCGGTCGAGAAGGCCGCCGCCGAGGTCACCCCGCACCCGCGTCCCGCCTTCGACCCGCGCTACAGCTTCGACAGCTTCGTCATCGGCAAGGCCAATGAGGTCGCCGCCACCGCCGCCCGCACGCTGGCGGAAGCGCCGACCGTCACCTTCAATCCGCTGTTCCTCCATGGCGGCACCGGGCGGGGCAAGACCCACTTGCTGCACGCGCTCGGCCAGCGCTTCCTCGACCTCAACCCGCAGGCGCAGGTCGTGATGATGAGCGCCGAGAAGTTCATGGTCGAGTTCGTCCGCGCCATCCGCGAGAATGACACGATCGGGTTCAAGCAGCGCCTGCGCTCGGCCGACCTGCTGTTGATCGACGACGTCCAGTTCATCGCCGGCAAGGAATCGACGCAGGAGGAATTCTTCCACACGATGAACGAGATCATCAACGCCGGTAAGCGGCTGGTGATCACGTCGGACCGGGCGCCGCAGGACCTGGACGGGATCGCGCCGCGAATCCTGTCGCGCCTGAGCTGGGGCCTGGTCGCGGACATCAACGCTGCCGATCTCGAGCTTCGCTACAACATCCTGCTGGCCAAGCTCGCGCTGCTGCCGGGCGTGACCATGCCGGACAATGTGGTCGACTTTCTCGCCCGGCGGCTGACCAACTCGATCCGCGAGCTGGAAGGCGCGCTGAACCGCATCGCCGCCTATGCGCTGATGACCGGCAAGGCGATCGATCTGGCGTTCGTCGAGGAAGTGCTGGCGAACGTGCTGCGCGCCAACCAGCGCCGGATCAGCATCGACGAGATCCAGACCCGGGTTGCCGAGCATTATTGCATCCGCAAGGCGGAGATGGTGTCGGCGCGCCGCGCCCGCGAGGTCGCCCGGCCGCGTCAGGTAGCGATGTATCTGTCCAAGCAGCTGACGCCCAAGTCGCTGCCGGACATCGGCCGCCGCTTCGGCGGGCGCGACCATACGACGGTGATCCACGCGGTGAAGCAGATCGAGAAGCTGCGCGCGAGCGATCCCGACATCGACGCCGCGATCCGGCTTCTGACCCGGCAGCTCGAGGGCTAG
- a CDS encoding class I SAM-dependent methyltransferase, translating to MSDKVNFGDQLVSPEEKTRKVGEVFSSVARRYDIMNDLMSAGMHRLWKDRFVSRVKPQRHEHVLDMAGGTGDIAFRMAARGAAVTVSDINADMLGVGEERAAKKGIEGLSWSVQNAETLSFADRSFDAYTIAFGIRNVTDIPKALREAHRVLKFGGRLFVLEFSTSDWPGFGEAYEVWADKAIPKIGKAVTNDEASYRYLVESIRRFPKPLEFERMIGEAGFIRTHTETLMGGLVCIWSGWKA from the coding sequence ATGTCCGACAAAGTCAACTTCGGCGACCAGCTCGTCAGCCCGGAAGAGAAGACCCGCAAGGTGGGCGAGGTCTTCTCCTCGGTCGCGCGCCGCTACGACATCATGAACGACCTGATGAGCGCGGGCATGCACCGGCTGTGGAAGGACCGGTTCGTCTCCCGCGTGAAGCCGCAGCGCCACGAGCATGTCCTCGACATGGCCGGCGGTACCGGCGACATCGCCTTCCGCATGGCCGCGCGCGGCGCCGCCGTGACCGTCAGCGACATCAATGCCGACATGCTCGGAGTCGGCGAGGAACGCGCGGCGAAGAAGGGCATCGAAGGGCTCAGCTGGTCGGTTCAGAATGCCGAGACCTTGAGCTTCGCCGACCGCAGCTTCGATGCCTACACCATCGCCTTCGGCATCCGGAACGTCACCGACATCCCCAAGGCCCTCCGCGAGGCGCACCGCGTGCTGAAGTTCGGCGGCCGCCTGTTCGTGCTCGAATTCTCGACCAGCGACTGGCCGGGTTTCGGCGAGGCCTATGAGGTCTGGGCCGACAAGGCGATTCCGAAGATCGGGAAGGCCGTCACCAACGACGAGGCGAGCTACCGCTACCTCGTCGAAAGCATCCGCCGCTTCCCCAAGCCGCTCGAGTTCGAGCGCATGATCGGGGAGGCGGGCTTCATCCGTACCCACACCGAGACGCTGATGGGTGGCCTCGTCTGCATCTGGTCGGGGTGGAAGGCTTGA
- the rpsT gene encoding 30S ribosomal protein S20: MANTPQAKKRIRRNTRRAEINGARVSRIRTFIKAVESALLAGDKGAASEALKQAQPELARGVARGVLHKNTASRKFSRLTKRVSALG; the protein is encoded by the coding sequence ATGGCGAACACGCCGCAAGCCAAGAAGCGCATCCGCCGCAACACCCGCCGCGCCGAAATCAATGGTGCGCGCGTCAGCCGCATCCGTACCTTCATCAAGGCGGTCGAGTCGGCGCTGCTGGCGGGCGACAAGGGCGCGGCGTCCGAAGCCCTCAAGCAGGCCCAGCCGGAGCTGGCGCGCGGAGTCGCGCGGGGCGTGCTTCACAAGAACACCGCGTCGCGCAAGTTCTCGCGCCTGACCAAGCGGGTTTCGGCGCTCGGCTGA
- a CDS encoding glycosyltransferase family 1 protein yields MAPEDLRIALVSGNYNYVRDGANQALNRLVGFLLRSGCKVRIYSPTVAEPAFPPTGDLVSLPAVAAPGRAEYRVPIGLPARVRRDLEAFDPNIIHIASPDVSAHRAVTWARKRGIPSIASVHTRFETYLAYYHLELFEPAVRATLRRLYRRCDALLVPAESTAAVLRAQRMNRNIAIWSRGVDRAQFNPERRSLEWRRSLGIGDEELVVAFLGRIVMEKGLDVFAAVHDELIARGIAHRVLVIGEGPARPWFEKALPAGLFVGHQEGEDLARALASADVFLNPSITETFGNVTLEAMACAMPVVAAVATGATNLVRDGETGTLAEPGDICALAAAIAAYAADPDLRRRHGEAGLAFAKTQDWDVINGSVLKTYARAIERRERLARIKG; encoded by the coding sequence ATGGCTCCGGAGGATCTCCGCATTGCCCTTGTATCGGGCAACTACAATTATGTGCGCGACGGCGCCAATCAGGCGCTGAACCGTCTCGTCGGCTTCCTGCTGCGTTCGGGCTGCAAGGTGCGAATCTATTCGCCTACCGTTGCCGAGCCGGCCTTCCCGCCGACCGGCGACCTCGTCTCACTGCCTGCCGTCGCCGCGCCTGGCCGCGCCGAATATCGCGTTCCGATCGGCCTTCCCGCCCGGGTTCGCCGCGACCTCGAGGCGTTCGATCCAAACATCATTCACATCGCCAGCCCGGACGTCAGCGCGCACCGCGCCGTGACCTGGGCGAGGAAGCGCGGCATTCCCTCGATCGCCTCGGTTCACACCCGCTTCGAAACCTATCTCGCTTACTACCATCTGGAGCTGTTCGAGCCTGCCGTCCGCGCCACCCTGCGCCGGCTCTACCGGCGCTGCGACGCCCTGCTCGTCCCCGCCGAATCGACCGCCGCCGTACTCCGCGCCCAGCGGATGAACCGCAACATCGCCATCTGGTCGCGGGGCGTCGATCGCGCCCAATTCAATCCCGAGCGCCGAAGCCTCGAATGGCGCCGCAGCCTCGGCATCGGCGATGAGGAACTGGTCGTCGCCTTCCTCGGCCGGATCGTCATGGAAAAGGGCCTCGACGTCTTTGCGGCCGTCCACGACGAGCTCATCGCCCGTGGCATCGCCCACCGCGTGCTGGTGATCGGCGAAGGCCCCGCGCGCCCATGGTTCGAAAAAGCCCTGCCCGCCGGCCTCTTCGTCGGCCACCAGGAGGGCGAGGACCTCGCCCGCGCGCTCGCCAGTGCCGACGTCTTCCTCAATCCCTCGATCACCGAAACTTTCGGCAATGTGACGCTCGAGGCCATGGCCTGCGCCATGCCCGTCGTCGCCGCCGTCGCCACCGGCGCAACCAACCTCGTCCGCGACGGGGAGACGGGCACGCTCGCCGAGCCGGGCGACATCTGCGCCCTCGCCGCGGCTATCGCGGCCTATGCCGCCGATCCGGACCTCCGCCGTCGGCACGGGGAAGCCGGCCTCGCCTTCGCCAAGACGCAGGACTGGGATGTCATTAACGGGTCGGTGCTCAAGACCTATGCGCGGGCGATCGAGCGCCGCGAACGGCTGGCGCGGATCAAGGGCTGA
- a CDS encoding DNA-deoxyinosine glycosylase: MSVRKHGLLPAARADARLLVLGSLPGEASLRAERYYAHPQNQFWRLLGEVLGEPLAGLGYEERLERLRARGVALWDVIHAARRTGSLDQAIRDVEPRDLRAFAEALPALRAIAFNGGTAARIGRRMIGEGPWTLVDLPSSSPAHTLPFAVKASRWSALLAFLD; this comes from the coding sequence TTGAGCGTTCGCAAGCATGGCTTGTTGCCGGCCGCGCGGGCGGATGCGCGGCTGCTGGTGCTAGGCAGCCTGCCGGGCGAGGCGTCGCTGAGGGCCGAGCGTTACTATGCCCATCCGCAGAATCAGTTCTGGCGGTTGCTCGGCGAGGTGCTGGGGGAGCCGCTGGCAGGGCTCGGCTACGAGGAGCGGCTCGAGCGGCTGCGAGCACGCGGCGTGGCCCTGTGGGACGTCATCCATGCGGCGCGGCGGACAGGCAGCCTCGACCAGGCGATCAGGGACGTCGAACCGCGCGACCTCCGGGCGTTCGCCGAGGCCCTGCCGGCGCTGCGGGCGATCGCCTTCAATGGCGGGACGGCAGCGCGGATCGGGCGGCGGATGATCGGCGAGGGGCCGTGGACGCTGGTCGACCTGCCATCGTCGAGCCCGGCTCATACGTTGCCGTTCGCGGTCAAGGCGTCGCGCTGGAGCGCGCTCCTGGCCTTTCTCGATTGA